CAGCACGCCCCAGTCCATGCCCGCCGCGCTCACCGTGCGCGTCATGGCGGCGACGATGGGCTTGGCCTCCACCGACGTGAGCGTGCGCGCGAGCAGCAGCTCCACCCAGCTGAACATGAAGCAGAAGAACGCCGTCACGCCCACGCCCGAGCGGATGAGCGGGAAGAAGATGCGCAGGAAGAAGCGCGGGAAGCTGTAGCCGTCGATGTACGCCGTCTCGTCGATCTCCCGGGGCACGCCGGACATGAAGCCCTCGAGGATCCACACGGACAGGGGCACGGTGAAGAGCATGTGCGCGAAGGCCACGGCCCAGGGCGTGTCGAACAGGCCGATGCTCGAGTAGAGCTGGAAGAAGGGCAGGAGGAACACCGCCGGGGGCGACATGCGGTTGCTCAAGAGCCAGAAGAACAGGTGCGTGTCGCCGAGGAAGCGATAGCGCGAGAAGGCATACGCCGCGGGCAGCGCGAGCAGCACCGAGAGCACCGTGTTGATGCTCACGTAGGTGAGCGAGTGCACGTAGCTCATGCTCCACGAGGGGTCCGTGAAGATGGTGGTGTAGTTGTCGAGCGTGGGCGAGCGCGGCCAGGCGGAGAAGTCGCCCAATATCTCCTCGTTCGTCTTGAGCGACATGCACACGAGCCAGTAGATGGGCACGAAGCTCAGCGCCAGATAGAGGGGGACGGCGAGGCGTCTCATCGCGCCTCCTTCTGGTGGGTCATGGCGGTGTAGAAGACGTAGCTGAAGAGCAACACGATGAGGAAGTAGACGAGCGAGAAGGCCGCCGCCGGGCCCAGGTCGAACTGGCCCACCGCGAGCCGCGTGAGGTACTGGCTCAGGAACGTGGTGGCGTTGCCGGGCCCGCCGCCGGTGAGCACGAAGGGCTCGGTGTAGATCATGAAGCTGTCCATGAAGCGCAGCAGCACCGCGATGGTCAGCACGCCCTTGAGCCGTGGCAGTTGGATGTAGCGGAACGTGGCCCACACCGTGGCGCCGTCGATGCGCGCCGCCTGATAGTAGGCCTCGGGAATGGCTTGCAGGCCCGCGTAGCACAAGAGCGCCACCAGGGGTGTCCAATGCCAGACATCCATGAGCAGCACCGTGAGCCAGGCGTCCAGGGCGCTCGCCGTGTAGTTGTAGGAGATGCCCAGCGCGTTGATGGCCACGCCGAACAGGCCGATGTCGCCCCGGGCGAAGATCTGCCAGATGGTGCCCACCACGTTGAAGGGGATGAGCAGCGGCAGGCCCACCAGCACGAGGCTCGCCGACGCGGCCCGTCCCGCCTTGGGCAGCACGAGCGCGAGCGCCACGCCCAGGGGAATCTCCAGCGCCAGCACCGCCAGCGAGAAGCCCAGTTGCCGGCGCAGCGCGCCATGCAGCTCGGGATCCCTCAGCACCTTGCGGAACCACTCCGTGCCCACGAAGACGCGCTGGTCGGGGCCCAGGATGTCCTGCACCGAGTAGTTCACCACCGTCATGAGGGGAATGACGGCGCTGAAGGCGACGGCCACCAACACGGGGGCGACCAGGAGCCAGGCGCTCTGTCGGGTGGGTTTCTCCATGAAGTCGGATCCTGAGAAGAAAAGGGGGTTCTCGTTCGGGGATTCAGGAGACGGCGCGGCCCGCGGCGTACAGCGTCGTCCAGGGAGGAGGCAGCTCCAACCAGCAGGTCTCTCCGGGGGCGACCCGCTCGTCCTCGGGCAGCCGCACCTTGAGCGTCTGGGTGCCCAGCCGCGCCGTGGCCAGCTTGTGCCGTCCCAGGTCCTCCACCTGCGTCACCTCGACGCGCACCGAGGAGGGCGTGCCCTCGGGGACGCGCCGGAGGAACTCGGGCCGGATGCCGAGCTGCAACTCGCCCCCGGCCGTCCGCGCCCGCGCGCACACACCCGCGTCCAGCGCGAGCCGCTGTCCTTCCACCACCACCGCGCCGTCCTCCACCGCGCACGGCAGGAGGTTCATGCCCGGGCTGCCGATGAAGTAGCCGACGAAGGTGTCCAGCGGGCGCTCGAACAGCTCGCGCGGCGTGCCCACCTGCACCACCCGGCCCTGGTTCATCACCACCACCCGGTCCGCGAGCGTCAGCGCCTCCACCTGATCGTGCGTCACGTACACCAGCGTCATCTTCAACTGCTCGTGCACCTGCTTGAGCTTGCGGCGCAGGAGCCACTTCACGTGCGGGTCGATGACCGTCAGGGGCTCGTCCAGGAGGATGGCCGCCACGTCCCGGCGCACGAGCCCCCGGCCGAGCGACACGCGCTGCTTCATGTCCGCGGACAGGCCGCTGGCGCGCCGGGGCAGGTCGCCGGTGAGCTCCAGCAGCTCCGCGACCTCCTCCACCCGCGCGCGCGCCTCGCCCGGGCTCATGCCCCGGTTGCGCAGCGGGAAGGCCAGGTTCTCGTGCACGCTCATCGTGTCGTAGATGACCGGGAACTGGAACACCTGGGCGATGTTGCGCTGCTGGGGCGGGGCGGCGGTGACGTCCACGCCATCGAAGAGCACCTGGCCGCGCGAGGGCCTCAAGAGCCCGGAGATGATGTTGAGCAGCGTCGTCTTCCCGCAGCCCGAAGGGCCGAGGAGCGCGTAGGCGCCTCCGTCCTCCCAGACGAGCTCGAGGGGACGCAGCGCGTAGTCCGCGTCGGTGGTGGGCGAGGGGCGGTAGGCGTGGGCGACGCCGCGAAGCTCAATCCTGGCCATGCGCGGCCTCCTGGCGGGCGAACGGCGGCGCGGCCACGAGCCGGCCTCCGGGGGCGAACACGAACAGGCGCGAGGGCGGAGCGAACAGCTCCACGGGCGCGCCAGAGTGGTGGCGGTGCACGCCGTCCACCTGCGCGGCGA
Above is a window of Cystobacter fuscus DNA encoding:
- a CDS encoding carbohydrate ABC transporter permease, with amino-acid sequence MRRLAVPLYLALSFVPIYWLVCMSLKTNEEILGDFSAWPRSPTLDNYTTIFTDPSWSMSYVHSLTYVSINTVLSVLLALPAAYAFSRYRFLGDTHLFFWLLSNRMSPPAVFLLPFFQLYSSIGLFDTPWAVAFAHMLFTVPLSVWILEGFMSGVPREIDETAYIDGYSFPRFFLRIFFPLIRSGVGVTAFFCFMFSWVELLLARTLTSVEAKPIVAAMTRTVSAAGMDWGVLAAAGVLTLVPGAVVIYFVRNYIAKGFALGRV
- a CDS encoding carbohydrate ABC transporter permease — its product is MEKPTRQSAWLLVAPVLVAVAFSAVIPLMTVVNYSVQDILGPDQRVFVGTEWFRKVLRDPELHGALRRQLGFSLAVLALEIPLGVALALVLPKAGRAASASLVLVGLPLLIPFNVVGTIWQIFARGDIGLFGVAINALGISYNYTASALDAWLTVLLMDVWHWTPLVALLCYAGLQAIPEAYYQAARIDGATVWATFRYIQLPRLKGVLTIAVLLRFMDSFMIYTEPFVLTGGGPGNATTFLSQYLTRLAVGQFDLGPAAAFSLVYFLIVLLFSYVFYTAMTHQKEAR
- a CDS encoding ABC transporter ATP-binding protein; the protein is MARIELRGVAHAYRPSPTTDADYALRPLELVWEDGGAYALLGPSGCGKTTLLNIISGLLRPSRGQVLFDGVDVTAAPPQQRNIAQVFQFPVIYDTMSVHENLAFPLRNRGMSPGEARARVEEVAELLELTGDLPRRASGLSADMKQRVSLGRGLVRRDVAAILLDEPLTVIDPHVKWLLRRKLKQVHEQLKMTLVYVTHDQVEALTLADRVVVMNQGRVVQVGTPRELFERPLDTFVGYFIGSPGMNLLPCAVEDGAVVVEGQRLALDAGVCARARTAGGELQLGIRPEFLRRVPEGTPSSVRVEVTQVEDLGRHKLATARLGTQTLKVRLPEDERVAPGETCWLELPPPWTTLYAAGRAVS